The following proteins come from a genomic window of Labeo rohita strain BAU-BD-2019 chromosome 25, IGBB_LRoh.1.0, whole genome shotgun sequence:
- the LOC127156209 gene encoding LOW QUALITY PROTEIN: protransforming growth factor alpha-like (The sequence of the model RefSeq protein was modified relative to this genomic sequence to represent the inferred CDS: deleted 1 base in 1 codon), with protein sequence MSEEEEVEEEGIHYVEKTLFYWFSVREMANVLRDNLASIKTPYCPLRSSLSDRCQFKFSLREDPFSISHDEHGDPCTGLKANFCMNGGTCFKIPSVSTPTCVCSANYEGSRCEQFQLFSFSHDSQEKGMIAAVIIIALLILVVLGAVIYYVCKIKRNGQSQPKPEEYLRVKSSSQPV encoded by the exons ATGtcggaggaggaggaggtggaggaggagggGATTCATTACGTAGAGAAAACGCTTTTCTATTGGTTTTCTGTCCGAGAGATGGCAAATGTTCTTCGGGATAACCTCGCATCCATCAAAACACCTTACTGCCCGCTGAG GTCATCATTGAGTGATCGCTGTCAGTTCAAATTTTCCCTACGAGAAGATCCATTCAGCATTTCCCATGATG AACACGGTGACCCTTGCACT GGTCTGAAGGCAAACTTTTGCATGAATGGAGGAACATGCTTTAAAATACCATCGGTGTCTACTCCAACATGTGT CTGCAGTGCGAACTATGAGGGCAGCAGATGTGAGCAGTTCCAGCTGTTCAGTTTCTCACACGACAGTCAGGAGAAGGGCATGATCGCTGCTGTCATCATCATCGCCCTCCTCATCTTAGTGGTCCTCGGTGCGGTCATCTACTATGTCTGCAA AATAAAGAGAAATGGCCAGAGTCAACCAAAACCTGAGGAGTACTTGAGGGTCAAATCAAGTAGCCAGCCGGTGTGA